The segment ATGCCACTTGCTTTCTCTTTCCTCTCTCCCATCCGAAGTTCATTACCaagttaacaataaaaatagtgGAAACCCTGTCAATGAAATATAGGGCAACAGCCTCTGGGTCTTCTGGGCGTATTTTGGTTCCGTGCGGCCCTCTACAGCCAGCCACAGGAATTTCACTGAAGCCTGTCTGAGTGGGCGGAGCTTAAGGGTCCACTTCCTTCACATCAAATAGTGTtctagtttttaaatattgaaattggtATTGTTATTGTTAGTTTTATCTTGCCGtgattataatattaaattgaggTGGATTTATCGCaaaccattattttaaaattgaaaaagctaGGCTTGTGTGCATTTTccaacattaatttatatggACATGCAGAGATATACAATGAAAGCAATACACTTCATCAGCCTGCATTGCCTCAGAAACAACTTAATAAAATGCATATAAGCATGTTCTGTAAAATCAGGTATTACAATATTATAGGtttgaatcatttaaattaaaaatttattcatatctGTTGAACAGGACCGTAGACAGCGAGTCCATTCACCACCAGAGTATTGTCATTTTCATTCTTGATGTTAATATGCACTACCTTGACCTTTGAGGGCATGTTCTACATATTTCACAGCAATCAATTAAAGTAATAACGAATAAAAAGTATATTTCCTTACTTCAATGGGAAACTGAAAAAGGCATCCAGTTTTGGGAATTGTTCGACTGAACCATTCGTTTTGTACCTGTTAAGAAACATTCTTATATGTACtttcctttcaaaaaaatatttgtaaatttattacctCAACAGAGATATGAGTGGGCCGGCCTGATACATCTCTGGGAAGAGCTAATGCAATTAGGCTGATTTGTTTGGCATCAAGAaacgaaattttgaccattaaGTTTTTGGTAGAGAAAACAATAGGTTGCAACTTTACTCTCTAAGGTAATGAATACATAGTtgtaaatcataatttattagtGAAGTTGCAATAAGAAATGACAAAAGGGCAAACCTGTTCATGTTTCAAGATTTGAGAGCTATCTTCggcaattttaaacaaaggtAATTCCCAGCTGAAGTTTGCGAACCGAAGCTTGAACACGCCAGCAAATTTAGGTTCTGTGTCTACAACTGCCCCTTTTGATGAAAGGGCATGGTTCTCTAGAggaataattttccttgaagATTGGTCTCGCCAGAGTCCTGCAAAGACAAACATTGTCATAACGTTTATAAAAAGATCtctaaaaatcaaagaaattattttgctgagtaaataattatcaaatatattatttagtcatgtgtatgtatatatgtGTTCTTACTGTAATTGGGTAGATCTTtgaagccacttttctcaCTTTGGTAAAGCGACTCTAAGAATACGTCATTacctataaatttttaatacatatcATAGATATTATATTAACCATgtattcatttaataaatacaatagaacaaaatttatgatttcacaaccaacaaaattttgtacttAAGTAAAttaaggataaaaaataacatcttACTGAAATGTAtctatgtacatattataaaaaatggaaaaattacagtttacATAATGCCaggttacacatctcgccggttttttttttttgctctttttatccctgtccgaggaccggaggaccgggaagggcgcgcactgcactagcacgaatgctgaaacccgggtcccaataacaccgcgaacggataacatgggcgcaccaggccgcacagggacccagcccactcaagggccacttgcctccgcaccgaggactgcattgaaacgctagacatttgtcccgtgaagccaaatcacgcatgctggaaaggtgcaaaccagcaagtagcgagtcggcgccggttcttatgagaaaaaagtatatgtatgtatgtacatatgtaTGGGTGGCGAAAACTAGTCAGcggcaaaaaatgtaatttatccATTATACAAACATGATAAATAGATAcagattaataattatgtaataaatttgataaataattgctATTGTGTCAAATTATGTACATATTCTAACAATGCATCATACATACATACCCAACATCATTTCATCCACCTCCTTTTCTGCATTTTCTGATGGATCAATTCCATAGAAAATGTAAATGAGGAATACGTAGAAAACGATGTATTTTAGAGCACgggaaatcattattttacgGATTAACCCTCATCTACAGTGTGTCTTTTGGATTGGAGGGAAGATTAAAGTGAGATGTGAGAAATGAATGCGCGCTTTTtccaagcaaaaataattgtttgtctCATACCTCATAccggttaaatttttttaactaactttttcatttttttcatccaCTTCATAGTGAAATATCGGAAATTAATGAATGGGGAATTTACACTACATATGTATgataaaattacagttttcgccaccgaGTTACACTTTTTACCACCCGTATGTACTTTAGTATGGGATTCTCACTAATTGTAAGGAACGAAAAAGAACTGGCGATAGATGTGTAACTCGGCGGAAACGGTCTCTCTTTCACAAGGAAGATACATCAATctttaaatatcttaaaatatgaaaaaattgtgtcaTCAATCCtcaattctaataaaaaaactaccGGCAATTTCATGTACACGCGTGAAATTGAAGATAACCGGTTTACGTTATGTATCAAGCTTCATAAATTAACCTTTTATGAGAACACATGATGGTCACGCCCCTTTTGCATCGCAAACAACAGACTGATCGAGTGAACCTGGAGTGAAGCGAGTGAACATCGATGGACGGCGACACGGAGAGCACAAACACGTCTATCGAGGACAAAACCGAGGACTTCTGCGACAACCCTACGCGGGATGCATTGACAGAAGGCCTCATGTGTTTGCTGAAGCCCACAATCGACCAGCTCGATGAACGAGTGCGGGCCAccaggtaaataaaaatgaaaattccggCTGTCGTCTGTATGCGGATGACCGCGCTTGACCCCTTTGGTCGATCGACTTTTTGCTATCTCTGTCACGAAATATGACAAGCAAATTGTGTTTTAGAATCAGCCAGATTGAACTTAAGCAGCAAATCGATGGTTTGGCGGAAGAGATTAAGAGGATTTCTGACGAGCAGCAGTGCCCATTGGACTTGGAAAATTACGTCAAAAAGCTTCTGAATGCGAAAAGGCGAATCACGGTTGTCAGCAACATCCTCCAAGTCGCACAGgttcatttttcatatttgcttcccttaaatgataatattttccgCAATCTCACCTTAGCACTATAATCTTGAAGGCAACGCATactaaaacttaaaataaaagagcctGTTTTTTGTTAGATGAgtgcaaattttgtcattCAGATGTAAGATTTTACTCCCAcacttctgatttttttatatgaaataaaattttgaattttaggaGAGACTGAACAAGGTGCACCAGCTAATCGAGAGAGAGTCTGCAAGGAGAAAAGCGCTGACAGAGCCGTCTCCAGTGACAAGTCCAAGCACAGTCGCTGGTGAGTTGAATCCTTCAATCCAGCAGAAAGATGGAGATCCTTTGCACTAGTCTGTCATTTCACATCTACAACTCAGCCGAAGACACGTTATTCCCTACAAATGGACTTGGAGTAAAAGTCAATTTGCCTACAATTCTTTGCGCTTCTGGGCTGGTTTACATTTTGTAGCTGCGTTCCTGAAAGTAATTTGCCTGCCCGCTCATTTTGAGGGTTGAACTGAGATTTCTGGATCGCCAGCAGCTGAGAGACTGTGtaatttagatggtttttcCGCCTGAAGCAATCTCATGGTTACTCCTATCAAATTTCCATTCCTCGTTCCAGcatcaaacaaatatttttgaagtacAGACTTGTGTGTAGCaacttgaacatttttttagcatcaatgtaagtttttgttatttaatttttctatgccTTCATTTTTCCCCACATGTTAAATCATGTGAAGTAGTTGCTCTAATAGTTCATAGTTGACTTgaatcttgattttaaaaggGTACACTGAAACTCACTATAAGAAcaataaactttatttcacGGATGTATAGGATCAGACTTCATCTGTGTCGtctctgcaaaattttctttggcaAAATCGTTAAAAGCAACcacttcaaattttgaaagagtTGGCGCACATGTCTCTATGCCAGGCGTCCTTTGTAAGAGGCGACTTCTCCTCTTAGAGAAAATGGGCAGTTCTTCCAGTTGTGATGTAGTGCGAGCTGGACTTGAGAGACTGGATTCAAAGcgcattttgttttattattttttaaaaaggaagtCCGCAGCAATACAATAATAGAATGTAtagtttaatttgataatgtTTTGTAAATAGACACATGTGTTAAcactattttataaattaattgggaaaaG is part of the Cloeon dipterum chromosome 1, ieCloDipt1.1, whole genome shotgun sequence genome and harbors:
- the LOC135935049 gene encoding uncharacterized protein LOC135935049: MISRALKYIVFYVFLIYIFYGIDPSENAEKEVDEMMLGNDVFLESLYQSEKSGFKDLPNYRLWRDQSSRKIIPLENHALSSKGAVVDTEPKFAGVFKLRFANFSWELPLFKIAEDSSQILKHEQRVKLQPIVFSTKNLMVKISFLDAKQISLIALALPRDVSGRPTHISVEVQNEWFSRTIPKTGCLFQFPIENMPSKVKVVHINIKNENDNTLVVNGLAVYGPVQQI
- the Snapin gene encoding SNAPIN protein homolog, whose product is MDGDTESTNTSIEDKTEDFCDNPTRDALTEGLMCLLKPTIDQLDERVRATRISQIELKQQIDGLAEEIKRISDEQQCPLDLENYVKKLLNAKRRITVVSNILQVAQERLNKVHQLIERESARRKALTEPSPVTSPSTVAGELNPSIQQKDGDPLH